The following nucleotide sequence is from Candidatus Methanoperedens sp..
GTTCTTGAAAATACTATATATAATAGGACAGTGATAGAACGATGGAGAATAGACTTTTAGTAACAATTTTGTTTCTTGGAATTGTCGGATTAAGTGGCTGCGTTCAAAAAGATACCGGGACATTAGCCATAGAGATCACAGATGCCCCTTCCGGTTTAAACATACAGAAGGCTTTAGTGACAATATCTGATGTAGAAGTACATTTAGCAGGTCCTGGCGATGATGAAAATACAACGGCTGAGACAGGATGGGTCACAGTAGTTAAAGAAGAGAAGACGTTTGACCTGATAGCAATAAAAAATGTAACGGAGTTTCTGGGAAGCTCAGAATTAAAGGCAGGTAAATATACTCAGGTAAGGCTGAATGTTAACAAAGCCCTGGTGACAATTGATGGAACAGAGCAGGACCTTACAATCCCATCCAGGACAATCAAACTGATTAAACCATTTAATATTGTTGAAAACCAGACAACAGCACTAATTCTTGATTTTGATGCGATGGAATCTATCCAATCTACAGGAAAAGATAAGTATGTTATGAAACCGACTATTAAAGTAATACAAAAATAATTTTTTAAATCAACGTGCTAAGCACTCTGTTGGATATTTATATCCAACAATTTACCTATTTTCCACCACGCCGCTAATATTACCTGTTTGCTTCTTCAAAAGCACAACATCATGAACCACAGTGGTTCCAGCCACAGCTGTAACTACCGGGATATTCGGATAGAATTCCGGCTCTCTGGTCACTGTGAGATTGTAAGTGCCTTCAGGGACAAGTAGTGAATAAAATCCTGATGGACTGGTTGTTGTGGAGATGGTGGTATTTGTAGTAACAAATGCTCCTGCTATTCCAGTGCCGTTGTGCAGAACAGTACCATTGATGTAACCCGGCGGATTAACATAAACAGGGCTCGTATTTGATCCTGAATAAGCTTCGTTATACGATAGCGAATTGAAACTTGCATTTAAAGAGTAATTTCCTCCAGTGGAGGATGAATTTACCGTCCAGTTCGCATTTTTCCTGCTTCCTGCGGCAATACTTCCCAGATAGGAGTAATTTTGACCCGAAATAATCGAAAAACCGGATGGTAAGGACAATGTAACGTTTACATTATGGGCAGATACATTTCCCGGATTCGTAATATTTACACTGACATTGAAATTATTATTTTGAACTACTTTATCGGGATTTGAAATTTCCACTCGCAAATCAGGAAGGGATGTTAAATTAAATCCTTCTTCAGAAGCAAGTGCAAACTGTTCTGACGAGATACCACCTGCAAAATTTTTGGCATTGATTTTTAAAACAGTGTCGGTGTTTGCATTTGATAATACCTGCTCTACATTTTCATCGGTACTTTCAGAAAAAGATATTAATGCGCCATCCGATTCATTATACATATATATATCCAGATCTGAGAGGCTGTAGTAGTTTGTCGGATATGAGGACCCGGAATAAGTGACATGGCGATTCCATACCAGAGATGCCTTATCCCCTGAAAATGAATAGCCTTTGTATAGTAAATAGCGGTTAGAGCTATTGACAACTCCTGATCTTACATCAGGTGTATGAAAAAAAGTGTGATTTAAGTCCACATAACCCCAACCATAATTATAGTCTCCGCCCGTAGTGCCTTTGTCATCTGCTGTATTTATCAGAAGCGCCTTTATTTCTTCAGGATAATAAACTCCTGCGCTCATTAGTAAAGCCGCTACCCCGGAAATATGGGGGGTTGCCATACTTGTTCCGCTCTTTGTCACAAAGTCAGGATTTACACCCTCCCAGTTATTGTAAGCAGATGTTATAGATGAGCCTGGGGCCATAATATCAGGCTTAATCCTGCCTGTTCCATAGACAGGACCACGGCTGCTGTAATAAGCAATTATATCATCTGCCCTGCTGACAGAACCCCTGTCATCCATCGCGCCGATTGTTATTGCATTATAAGAAATACCAGGATCATTGATCGAACCGGAATATCCATCATTCCCGGCAGCGATTACTGCTACAACTCCAAGGCTATCAACTACTGCGTCAAAATAGCGGGACAGACCGGATTCCGGAGATACTGCAGTACCTCCAAAACTAAAGCTGATTATCTCTGCCCCGTCGCCTTTTGAACTATCAATAGCCCAGTCGATGGCTTCCATAGCATCGCTATCATAACCACTCCCGCCATTGCTTATTGTTCTCCATGCAAATTTTGCGTTCATAAGGACAGTACTATTTGCAACACCCCTGTATGTAGTATCCTTACTGCTTACAATGCCCGCTACATGGGTGCCATGCCCCTGTAAGTCATCTTTAATTTGTCTATCATTGTAGTCCGGATCAAAACGCCCTGCCGAATGGAATACCCCTTCGTAGCTGACTGACAGTGCAGGATGT
It contains:
- a CDS encoding DUF4382 domain-containing protein; this translates as MENRLLVTILFLGIVGLSGCVQKDTGTLAIEITDAPSGLNIQKALVTISDVEVHLAGPGDDENTTAETGWVTVVKEEKTFDLIAIKNVTEFLGSSELKAGKYTQVRLNVNKALVTIDGTEQDLTIPSRTIKLIKPFNIVENQTTALILDFDAMESIQSTGKDKYVMKPTIKVIQK